One segment of Tenrec ecaudatus isolate mTenEca1 chromosome 1, mTenEca1.hap1, whole genome shotgun sequence DNA contains the following:
- the FHL3 gene encoding four and a half LIM domains protein 3, whose translation MSEAFDCAKCGESLYGRKYIQTDGGPHCVPCYDNTFANTCAECQELIGHDSRELFYEDRHFHEGCFRCCRCQRSLADEPFTCQDSELLCNDCYCSAFSSQCSACGETVMPGSRKLEYGGQTWHEHCFLCSGCEEPLGARSFVPDKGGHYCVPCYENKFAPRCARCNKTLTQGGVTYRDQPWHRECLVCTGCQTPLAGQQFTSKDEDPYCVACFGELFAPKCSSCKRPITGLGGGKYVSFEERRWHHSCFSCARCSTSLVGQGFVPDGDHVLCQGCSQAGP comes from the exons ATGAGCGAGGCCTTTGACTGCGCGAAATGCGGGGAGTCCCTGTATGGCCGCAAGTACATCCAGACGGACGGCGGTCCCCACTGCGTGCCCTGCTATGACAACACCTTTGCCAACACCTGTGCTGAGTGCCAGGAGCTGATCGGGCATGACTCCAGG GAGCTGTTCTATGAAGACCGCCACTTCCATGAGGGCTGCTTCCGATGCTGCCGCTGCCAGCGCTCCCTGGCCGACGAGCCCTTCACCTGTCAGGACAGTGAGCTGCTCTGCAATGACTGCTACTGCAGTGCCTTCTCCTCGCAGTGCTCTGCCTGTGGGGAGACCGTCATGCCCG GATCCCGGAAGCTGGAGTATGGAGGCCAGACGTGGCATGAGCACTGCTTCCTGTGCAGCGGCTGTGAGGAGCCCCTGGGCGCCCGCTCTTTCGTGCCCGACAAGGGTGGTCACTACTGCGTGCCCTGTTATGAGAACAAGTTTGCGCCTCGCTGTGCCCGCTGCAATAAG ACGCTGACGCAGGGAGGCGTGACATACCGTGACCAGCCCTGGCATCGAGAATGCCTGGTCTGCACGGGGTGCCAGACACCCCTGGCAGGACAGCAGTTCACCTCCAAGGATGAAGATCCCTACTGCGTGGCCTGTTTTGGAGAACTCTTTGCACCCAAGTGCAGCAGCTGCAAGCGCCCCATCACAG GACTTGGTGGGGGCAAGTACGTGTCCTTCGAAGAGCGCCGCTGGCACCACAGCTGCTTCTCCTGCGCCCGCTGCTCCACCTCCCTGGTGGGCCAAGGCTTCGTGCCCGACGGAGACCACGTGCTGTGCCAGGGCTGCAGCCAGGCAGGACCCTGA